The following is a genomic window from Prevotella sp. E13-17.
TCAAAAATTCGACGGACGATGCGGTTCTTGCCTGAGTGAATCTCGATACCAACCTGCTTCTTGTCAACAGGATCAGCATACTCGATAGCATCGGCCTTGATTTCACCGTCGTCGAGCATCACACCCTCTGCAATGCGCTGCATATCGTGTGCCGTTACATTATGATCCAGATATACGTGGTAGATCTTCTTCTTCAAGAACTTAGGATGTGTGAGCTTAGATGCCATATCGCCATCGTTGGTAAGCAGAAGAACACCGGTTGTGTTGCGGTCGAGACGACCAACTGGATAGATACGCTCGGGACATGCGTCCTTTACGAGATCCATCACTGTCTTGCGCTGCTGAGGATCATCACTGGTGGTCACATAATCCTTGGGTTTATTGAGAAGTACATATACCTTCTTCTCAAGTGTTACAGGATTATCGTGGAACTTCACGAGATCGGTGCGCATAACCTTTGTTCCCAGCTCGGTAACAACCTCGCCATTAACAGTAACAACACCTGCCTGGATAAAGTCATCTGCCTCTCGACGGCTGCAAACGCCTGCATTTGCCAAGAACTTATTCAAGCGTACAGGCTCGTTGGGATCGAAGTTTATCTCCTTGTATTCAATACGCTTCTTCATTGAATACTTTGCATTGGGATCATAGTCGGCCGTACGGGGACGGTAACCACCTTGGGGACGCTGACCATAACCACCACGCTGCTGATAGCCTCCCTGGGGACGCTGGCCATAACCGCCACGCTGCTGATAGCCGCCTTGTGGACGCTGACCATAACCACCCTGAGGACGCTGGCCATAACCACCACGCTGCTGATAGCCGCCTTGTGGACGCTGGCCATAACCACCCTGTGGACGCTGACCGTAACCACCCTGAGGGCGCTGCTGATAGCCACCTTGAGGACGCTGGCCATAACCACCCTGAGGACGCTGCTGGTAATCATTATTACCGTAATTATTGGTACGCGGACGATAGTTTCGCTGTGGAGCTTGACTCTGCAAACCAGCGCCGAAACCTTCTGGACGGAAGCCGCCCTCATCATCCTGATTATGCTTGACAAAGTTAGGACGCTCGTAACTATTACCTACAGGACGTGCATGAATACGTGGGCGCGGTGAGCGACCTACTGGTCTGAATTCCTTCTGGAAGCCTTCACGGCTTGTGTTCTGCTGTTCTGTTGACAGCCCTTCATGATTTTTTTCGTTTTCGAAATCCATAATAAATGAATCTTTAATGATGTTAATAATAGGAACCTCACGGCTCCACTAAATAATTACTATTGAGTTGAATATTAAATACCTGTATAAGTCCATGGGGTGATGTCCATCAGTTCCTGCTTCACGCTGTCGCTGACATTCAGGTTCTGAATAAACTCATGGATAGTCTCTTCGGTCATCTTCTGGTTGGTACGTGTCAGGGCCTTCAATGCCTCATAGGGTTTGGGATAGCCCTCACGGCGAAGGATGGTCTGAATACCCTCTGCTACAACGGCCCATGTATTCTCGAGATCTTCATGAAGCTTTTCTTCATTAAGAATCAGCTTACGCAGTCCTTTCAGTGTGCTCTGGAATGCGATCAGGGCATGGCCCATAGGAACACCGACATTACGAAGAACCGTAGAGTCGGTAAGATCACGCTGAAGGCGACTCACAGGTAACTTTTGAGCCAAGAAGCTAAGCACGGCATTGGCAATACCGAGGTTACCCTCTGAATTCTCATAGTCGATAGGATTGACTTTATGGGGCATTGCACTAGAACCTACCTCACCAGCCTTGATTTTCTGTTTGAAGTACTCCATTGAGATATACATCCAGAAGTCGCGATCAAGATCAATGATGATGGTGTTGATGCGACGCATTGCATCAAAGATGGCTGCCAGCCAGTCGTAGTTAGATATCTGAGTTGTGTATTGCTCGCGTTCAAGTCCAAGTTTCTCGCTTACAAAACGATTACCGAACTC
Proteins encoded in this region:
- a CDS encoding pseudouridine synthase, whose translation is MDFENEKNHEGLSTEQQNTSREGFQKEFRPVGRSPRPRIHARPVGNSYERPNFVKHNQDDEGGFRPEGFGAGLQSQAPQRNYRPRTNNYGNNDYQQRPQGGYGQRPQGGYQQRPQGGYGQRPQGGYGQRPQGGYQQRGGYGQRPQGGYGQRPQGGYQQRGGYGQRPQGGYQQRGGYGQRPQGGYRPRTADYDPNAKYSMKKRIEYKEINFDPNEPVRLNKFLANAGVCSRREADDFIQAGVVTVNGEVVTELGTKVMRTDLVKFHDNPVTLEKKVYVLLNKPKDYVTTSDDPQQRKTVMDLVKDACPERIYPVGRLDRNTTGVLLLTNDGDMASKLTHPKFLKKKIYHVYLDHNVTAHDMQRIAEGVMLDDGEIKADAIEYADPVDKKQVGIEIHSGKNRIVRRIFESLGYKVTKLDRVQFAGLTKKNLRRGDWRFLTEEEVDRLRMGAYE